In Thiomonas arsenitoxydans, the genomic stretch GCCGCCGTCGTAGGCAATGAGCACGCGCTGCGGTGGCGTGAACGCATCGGTCACGGTCAGGATGGGGATGTGCAGGGCGCGCACGATGGTTTCGACGTGACGGCCGATGTCGCGCCCCGACCGCTCTGCCGATGCGCCGCGCCGCCCCAGAACCAGCAGGCCGATGGCGGGTGCCTGCTCGACCAGCGTCTGCGTGAGCTCGCCCAGGCGCTGACGAATATCCACCTCGGCGGCTCCCGCATCGAGCGCGCGCTGGCGCAGCCGGGCGAGCAGTGTGCGGCCGCGCTCGCGTGCGCTCAACAGCGTCTGGCGTTCGCTCTCGGCCAGTTCCTGCAGCAGATCGTCCTGCGCGCCCAGGCCGATGGCGCCGCTGTGGTCGCTGCTGGAGGCTGCGGTTTCGGGATGGCGATCCAGCACATGAAGCAGGTCGAGCAGCGTGTCCATGCGTTGCGCCGCCCAGACGCCGTAGTCGGTGACGTAGTCGGCGAAGCGGGAATGATCCACGCAGGCCGTGACTTTGTTGTGGTCTGGCATGGTCGGCTCCTCAATGGCTCATCAACAGATCTTCGGCGCCGTCCTCGTCGTGGACCGCGAACTTGTCTACCAGCGTGGCGCTGGCTTCGTTGAGCCCCGTGACCTCGACCTCGGTGGCTTCGCGACGGAATTTGAGGATCACCTTGTCCAGCGCGCTGATGGCCGTGATGTCCCAGAAATGCGCGCGGCTGACGTCGATGTGAACCTTGTCGATCACCTCCTTGAAGTCGAAGCGGGAGATGAAAGCGTCTGCCGAGGCGAAGAACACCTGCCCGGTCACGGTGTAGGTGCGGCTGCGGCCTTCGGCATCGGCCCGCGAGCTCACACGCAGGATGCTGCCGACCTTGTGGGCGAAAAAGAAACCCGACAGCAGCACGCCGGTCAGCACGCCCAGCGCCAGATTGTCGGTGGCGACGACCACGGCCACGGTGGCCAGCATGACCACGCTCGAACTCTTGGGATGCTCGCGCAGATTGCGGATCGAACCCCAGTTGAAGGTGCCGATGGACACCATGATCATCACCGCGACCAGCGCCGCCATGGGAATGCGCGCCACCCAATCGCCGAGGAACACCACCATGACCAGCAGCACGACGCCCGCCGTCAGCGTGGAAAGTCGCCCGCGGCCGCCCGACTTCACGTTGATGACCGACTGGCCGATCATGGCGCAACCCGCCATGCCGCCGAGAAAACCGGTGGCGATATTGGCCACGCCCTGGCCCACGCATTCACGGCGCTTGTTGCTGGAGGTGTCGGTGAAGTCGTCGATCAGCGTGGCGGTCATCATCGATTCCAGCAGCCCGACCACGGCCATGGCCAGCGACACCGGAAAGATGATGCGCAGGGTCTCGAAATTCAGCGGCACATCGGGCATGAGAAACACGGGCAGGCTGTCCGGGAGCTGACCCTTGTCGCCCACGGTGGGCACATGGATGCCGAAAGCCGCAGTCACGATGGTCAGCACCACGATGGCCACCAGCGGCGAAGGCACCACGCGGGTGATTCTGGGCAACAGATAGATGATGGCCAGCCCGGCCGCTACCAGCGGATAGACGGCCCAGGGCACGCGGATCAGCTCGGGCAGTTGCGCCAGAAAAATGAGAATCGCCAGCGCGTTGGCAAAGCCCGTGATCACCGAACGCGAGACAAAGC encodes the following:
- a CDS encoding universal stress protein: MPDHNKVTACVDHSRFADYVTDYGVWAAQRMDTLLDLLHVLDRHPETAASSSDHSGAIGLGAQDDLLQELAESERQTLLSARERGRTLLARLRQRALDAGAAEVDIRQRLGELTQTLVEQAPAIGLLVLGRRGASAERSGRDIGRHVETIVRALHIPILTVTDAFTPPQRVLIAYDGGSMTRRAVEWVGAQPLLAGLDITVCMASTPSAQTEKALDWARQTLQSRGMTAQALARAGDPESVISAVLKEQNIDLLIMGAYSHSPVRKLLLGSKTADLLRASTIPTLLLR
- a CDS encoding SulP family inorganic anion transporter, which encodes MMQTFRQDWLSNIRNDLLSGVVVALALIPEAIAFSIIAGVDPKVGLYAAFSMATVIAFAGGRPGMISAATGAMALVMVSLVKEHGLQYMLAATLLTGVLQMIIGWAGFDRLMRFVSRSVITGFANALAILIFLAQLPELIRVPWAVYPLVAAGLAIIYLLPRITRVVPSPLVAIVVLTIVTAAFGIHVPTVGDKGQLPDSLPVFLMPDVPLNFETLRIIFPVSLAMAVVGLLESMMTATLIDDFTDTSSNKRRECVGQGVANIATGFLGGMAGCAMIGQSVINVKSGGRGRLSTLTAGVVLLVMVVFLGDWVARIPMAALVAVMIMVSIGTFNWGSIRNLREHPKSSSVVMLATVAVVVATDNLALGVLTGVLLSGFFFAHKVGSILRVSSRADAEGRSRTYTVTGQVFFASADAFISRFDFKEVIDKVHIDVSRAHFWDITAISALDKVILKFRREATEVEVTGLNEASATLVDKFAVHDEDGAEDLLMSH